A single genomic interval of Shewanella psychropiezotolerans harbors:
- a CDS encoding FAD-dependent oxidoreductase, protein MEKYSGFGLVTHALSHHENWQRVWRNPQPKKKYDVVIVGGGGHGLATAYYLASVHGITNIAVLEKGYLGAVTQREIRRLFALIIFGMNQHTCMNMR, encoded by the coding sequence ATGGAAAAGTATTCTGGTTTTGGGCTGGTAACACATGCTCTAAGTCATCATGAAAACTGGCAACGGGTTTGGCGTAACCCCCAGCCAAAGAAAAAGTATGATGTGGTGATTGTTGGTGGTGGTGGTCATGGTCTTGCGACGGCTTATTATTTGGCAAGTGTTCACGGTATTACCAATATTGCTGTGCTTGAAAAAGGGTATTTGGGGGCGGTAACACAGCGAGAAATACGACGATTGTTCGCTCTAATTATCTTTGGGATGAATCAGCACACTTGTATGAACATGCGATGA
- a CDS encoding GlxA family transcriptional regulator has product MVKEVDKREFSRVMRDVNSAFIALDEEKCKTIRVGFVLLEHFSMMAFTAAMDTLVTTNLVRSAPLFTMSTFGLYSSSVKSDLNLNISTDFTIEDLIIDDYVSMDAIIICGGYRSSLNESVHLSAKLKLLDKKNIVLGGLWNGAVALAHTGLLNHKACSVHIDNHAFIKEHFPYIYLSEYVFKIDGNYMTCADPNSALEMMCVFIESCFGRDTVRAIREILMCNQVENNNEATLMKAADNPAFPDTLRNILQLIKSNIEEPLQPHEISSYVGLSRRYIERLFQTHLATTPSRYYLELRITHARRLLLQSNDLIGNIAVASGFHSTTHFNHCFKAYFGLSPSQIRKKYRSDPF; this is encoded by the coding sequence ATGGTAAAAGAAGTAGATAAACGAGAATTTAGTCGTGTTATGCGTGATGTAAATAGTGCATTTATTGCGTTAGATGAGGAAAAATGCAAGACAATAAGAGTAGGCTTTGTGCTGCTTGAGCATTTTTCCATGATGGCCTTTACGGCCGCCATGGATACATTAGTCACGACCAATCTAGTACGCTCAGCTCCCTTATTTACCATGTCTACCTTTGGATTGTACTCTTCATCTGTTAAAAGTGATCTCAATTTAAATATATCGACAGATTTTACTATTGAAGATCTGATTATTGATGATTATGTATCAATGGATGCGATCATTATTTGTGGTGGTTATCGCAGTTCGCTCAATGAATCAGTACATCTTTCCGCAAAACTGAAGTTATTGGATAAAAAAAATATTGTTTTAGGCGGTTTATGGAATGGAGCCGTAGCACTTGCTCATACTGGGCTGCTAAATCATAAAGCCTGCTCCGTACATATAGATAACCATGCCTTTATTAAAGAGCATTTTCCTTATATCTATCTCTCTGAATATGTTTTTAAAATAGATGGTAACTATATGACTTGCGCAGACCCCAATAGTGCCTTGGAGATGATGTGCGTATTTATTGAATCTTGTTTTGGCCGTGATACGGTGCGGGCTATTCGCGAAATATTAATGTGTAATCAAGTTGAAAATAATAACGAAGCCACCTTAATGAAAGCCGCCGATAATCCGGCTTTTCCCGATACATTGCGCAATATATTACAATTAATTAAATCTAACATTGAGGAGCCTTTACAGCCCCATGAAATAAGTTCGTATGTGGGATTATCACGACGATACATAGAGCGCTTGTTTCAAACTCATCTAGCAACAACACCATCACGGTATTATCTTGAATTACGGATCACACATGCTCGTCGGTTATTATTACAAAGCAACGATTTGATAGGAAATATAGCTGTAGCCAGTGGTTTTCATAGTACGACCCATTTCAATCACTGTTTTAAAGCCTATTTTGGATTATCACCGAGTCAAATTCGAAAAAAGTATCGCAGTGACCCCTTTTAA
- a CDS encoding sarcosine oxidase subunit beta family protein, with product MVRSNYLWDESAHLYEHAMKLWEGLSQDLNYNVMFSQRGVLNLGHTLQDMRDIERRVNANRLNGIDGEVLDTQQVQEIVPMMNCGTDTRYPILGASWQPRAGVARHDAVAWGYARAADALGVDLIQQCEVIDIITEDGAAVGVNTKQHGVIKADRVGCVVAGNSSVLAKMAGFELPIESHPLQALVSEPIKPILDTVVMSNQVHGYISQSDKGDLVIGAGIDGYNGYGQRGAYHTIEHTVQAILELFPMFSRVRMNRQWGGIVDTCPDACPIISATPVENLFFNCGWGTGGFKATPGSGHVFADLLAKGKANTLAEPFSLSRFHNGALIDEHGAAGVAH from the coding sequence ATTGTTCGCTCTAATTATCTTTGGGATGAATCAGCACACTTGTATGAACATGCGATGAAGTTGTGGGAGGGGTTATCTCAAGATTTGAACTATAACGTGATGTTCTCCCAGCGTGGGGTCTTGAATTTAGGCCACACTTTGCAAGACATGCGAGATATTGAGCGCCGGGTTAATGCCAATCGATTAAACGGTATTGACGGGGAAGTATTGGACACCCAGCAGGTACAGGAAATTGTGCCTATGATGAACTGCGGTACCGATACTCGTTATCCGATATTGGGCGCCTCTTGGCAGCCTAGAGCAGGTGTTGCTCGTCATGATGCCGTTGCATGGGGCTATGCACGTGCAGCCGATGCCTTGGGCGTGGATTTAATTCAGCAATGTGAAGTGATTGATATCATCACCGAGGATGGCGCAGCTGTGGGGGTTAATACTAAGCAGCATGGTGTGATCAAAGCTGATCGTGTGGGGTGTGTGGTTGCCGGTAATTCCAGTGTATTAGCTAAAATGGCGGGTTTTGAGCTGCCTATTGAGTCGCACCCACTCCAGGCGTTGGTGTCGGAGCCGATTAAGCCTATTTTAGACACTGTGGTGATGTCTAACCAAGTGCACGGCTATATTTCTCAATCAGATAAAGGTGACTTGGTTATCGGTGCTGGTATTGATGGCTATAACGGTTATGGCCAGCGCGGGGCCTATCACACCATAGAACATACTGTTCAGGCCATTTTGGAGCTATTCCCAATGTTTAGCCGTGTCAGAATGAACCGTCAATGGGGAGGCATAGTTGATACTTGCCCGGATGCATGTCCCATCATTTCAGCGACCCCGGTTGAAAATCTATTCTTTAATTGCGGCTGGGGCACGGGCGGGTTTAAAGCCACGCCAGGCTCAGGTCATGTCTTTGCCGATCTGCTAGCGAAAGGGAAAGCCAATACGTTAGCCGAGCCATTTTCTTTATCCCGTTTCCACAATGGGGCTTTGATTGATGAACATGGTGCTGCCGGCGTCGCTCACTAA
- a CDS encoding sarcosine oxidase subunit delta, with amino-acid sequence MFYIYCPYCQEHREEEEFHAAGQAHISRPLDPDNCSDVEWGDYLYFRKNPRGLHHEMWSHTAGCRKYFNVTRDTQSYQIKEVYKMGELPQIVAEKASDRERSEV; translated from the coding sequence ATGTTTTATATTTATTGTCCTTATTGCCAGGAACATCGTGAGGAAGAAGAATTTCACGCCGCAGGTCAAGCGCATATCAGCCGTCCACTAGACCCTGATAATTGTAGCGACGTGGAGTGGGGTGATTATTTGTATTTTCGGAAAAATCCTCGTGGACTGCACCATGAGATGTGGTCTCATACTGCGGGGTGTAGGAAGTATTTTAATGTGACCCGAGATACTCAGAGTTACCAAATTAAAGAAGTCTATAAGATGGGTGAACTGCCCCAAATTGTTGCTGAAAAAGCCTCGGATAGAGAGAGGAGTGAAGTATGA
- a CDS encoding 2Fe-2S iron-sulfur cluster-binding protein → MSQTNRVYSGGCIDRSKPLNFSYNGKTYQGFDGDTLASALLANGVDIVGRSFKYSRPRGIVAAGSEEPNAILQMGASEATQVPNVRATQQELFDGLVCHSAKGWPSSDFDMMGLLGKVGGKMMPPGFYYKTFMYPQTMWRTYEKYIRKAAGIGRSPTQADPDIYDNFNQHTDVLIVGAGPAGLAAALSAARSGARVIFADEQAKMGGHYYSAVNSSMVDLQWSGWRKR, encoded by the coding sequence ATGAGTCAGACAAATCGGGTTTATTCTGGGGGATGCATAGATCGCAGCAAACCATTGAACTTCAGTTACAATGGTAAAACTTATCAAGGGTTTGATGGTGATACGCTGGCCTCTGCATTACTCGCGAATGGGGTTGACATCGTTGGCCGTAGTTTTAAATATAGCCGGCCTCGAGGCATTGTTGCTGCAGGCAGTGAAGAACCCAATGCCATTTTACAAATGGGGGCTAGCGAAGCGACTCAGGTGCCTAATGTTCGAGCGACGCAGCAAGAACTCTTTGATGGGTTAGTCTGTCATTCTGCCAAAGGTTGGCCAAGCTCTGATTTCGATATGATGGGCTTATTGGGTAAAGTGGGCGGAAAAATGATGCCTCCAGGTTTTTATTACAAAACCTTCATGTACCCCCAAACGATGTGGCGAACCTACGAGAAATATATTCGTAAAGCCGCGGGGATCGGACGCTCTCCAACTCAAGCCGATCCTGATATTTATGATAATTTCAATCAACACACAGATGTGCTGATTGTGGGTGCTGGTCCGGCAGGTTTAGCGGCAGCGTTAAGTGCAGCACGCAGCGGCGCTCGCGTTATTTTCGCTGATGAACAAGCGAAAATGGGGGGGCATTATTATTCAGCCGTGAACTCATCAATGGTCGACCTGCAATGGAGTGGGTGGAGGAAACGTTAA
- the nhaC gene encoding Na+/H+ antiporter NhaC, with protein sequence MNNNKGIKPSFTMALLPIALTLLLLAIQLFVFNDFTPHIPLAIGIGITAILARFRGYKWHDIEAGVFNALRIALPSIAILITVGMIVAIWIASGTVPVLIYYGLRLLSPELFLASGMLLCAIVSVSLGTSWGTVSTIGLALVGIGAGFDIPIYWTAGAVVSGAFFGDKMSPLSDTTNLAPAVTGVNLFDHIKNMVPTTLPSMLISLCIYLFVGFYVIDSKSVDFSTINTITTGLETSFNLSPWLLLPPAIVLFLSLKRMPSLPSLFAGVVAGAVLAVVVQGFSLHEIFQFMQNGFSIHTGVTELDSLLNRGGIQSMAWVITLVMISLGFGGALESTHCLESIIEVILNKTRSFFGLQAAAMGTAVVTNLVAGDPYLSISLPGRMFAPAYIKQGYSKLNLSRAVEEGGTLISPLIPWNAGGAVVITALGLGIADGNIENLLYIPLAFACWISPLIGLFYAATGRFSPKLTDDERKQIDTEETPTQGVEPIQPN encoded by the coding sequence ATGAATAATAATAAGGGTATAAAACCAAGTTTTACGATGGCCTTACTCCCCATTGCTCTCACACTCCTCTTACTCGCTATCCAATTATTTGTATTTAACGATTTTACCCCTCACATTCCTTTGGCTATAGGTATCGGAATAACCGCTATACTTGCGCGGTTCAGAGGGTATAAATGGCACGATATTGAAGCTGGTGTGTTCAATGCCTTACGGATCGCATTACCCTCTATCGCCATCTTAATTACTGTTGGCATGATAGTGGCGATATGGATAGCCAGTGGCACAGTACCAGTATTGATATATTATGGTCTTAGGCTTCTCAGCCCTGAATTGTTCCTTGCGTCAGGCATGCTATTGTGCGCGATTGTTTCAGTATCATTAGGAACGTCTTGGGGGACGGTGAGCACGATAGGTCTGGCATTAGTAGGCATAGGTGCAGGGTTTGATATCCCCATATATTGGACTGCAGGGGCCGTCGTGTCCGGGGCATTTTTTGGTGATAAAATGTCACCATTATCGGATACAACCAATTTAGCGCCCGCAGTGACTGGCGTAAACCTGTTTGATCATATCAAGAATATGGTCCCAACAACTCTCCCCTCGATGCTCATTTCATTATGTATCTATTTATTTGTTGGTTTCTATGTAATTGATTCAAAATCAGTTGATTTTTCAACGATCAACACTATCACTACAGGACTCGAAACTAGCTTTAACCTCTCTCCATGGCTATTACTGCCTCCAGCCATAGTGTTATTTCTCTCTTTAAAACGCATGCCTTCATTACCCTCCTTATTTGCTGGTGTGGTTGCCGGTGCTGTACTTGCGGTGGTTGTTCAAGGTTTCTCTTTACATGAAATTTTTCAATTTATGCAGAATGGTTTCAGTATTCATACCGGTGTAACAGAGCTAGATTCCTTGCTTAACCGTGGTGGCATTCAGTCAATGGCTTGGGTGATCACTCTGGTCATGATTTCACTGGGCTTTGGCGGCGCATTAGAGAGTACACATTGCTTAGAAAGTATTATTGAAGTGATATTAAACAAAACCCGTTCCTTTTTTGGACTGCAGGCAGCGGCAATGGGAACCGCCGTCGTCACTAACCTAGTAGCTGGAGATCCCTATCTATCGATTAGCCTACCGGGCCGAATGTTTGCACCTGCATACATAAAGCAAGGTTACTCTAAGCTTAACCTTTCACGGGCAGTTGAAGAAGGTGGGACCTTAATCTCACCACTTATTCCCTGGAACGCTGGAGGAGCCGTCGTCATTACCGCTTTAGGTTTAGGTATTGCTGACGGTAATATAGAAAATTTACTCTATATTCCCTTGGCGTTTGCCTGTTGGATATCCCCCTTAATTGGACTCTTTTATGCGGCAACCGGACGCTTCTCTCCTAAATTAACCGATGATGAACGAAAACAAATAGATACCGAAGAAACACCAACACAGGGAGTTGAGCCCATTCAGCCTAATTAA
- a CDS encoding porin, which translates to MRNIKSKTVLLPLIIALPTFGLQANDEDVSREALQTELNQIRLRLATLEDQDKADDKASEQTQSLSNSINFYGSLRPTFGVTMSGSDDVWDVGDALSRIGIAAEQELGYGLTGFAKGEFKVNIEANGDFGEARKAYVGIKGGFGRVAIGKQSSTQYRFIADPVDIFNRAATPLAYDSASPFRVNNLVTYRKDLGDFSFSVDSQFDGDKDANASDFFNTGLAYNSDLLRAAVAYYSKDLDDGKEETAYGVSVSKHFDDLYLAAAYQDREVDNVSGSTFDLVGAYAITEIYKLKLGASNFDDGIDDISSGNYKAYNTTLEWQGTADFRLFLEYQKTDFEHRDADDSIMVGMRYDFDYKF; encoded by the coding sequence ATGAGAAATATAAAATCAAAAACAGTATTACTTCCTTTGATCATTGCTTTGCCTACTTTTGGGCTTCAGGCTAATGATGAAGATGTGAGTAGAGAAGCGTTACAGACAGAGCTTAATCAGATCCGCCTGCGGTTAGCCACACTGGAGGATCAAGACAAGGCTGATGACAAGGCCAGTGAGCAGACTCAAAGCTTATCTAATAGCATCAACTTTTATGGTTCTTTACGACCAACCTTCGGGGTCACCATGTCGGGCTCCGATGATGTTTGGGATGTGGGTGATGCCCTGTCCCGGATAGGTATCGCGGCAGAGCAGGAACTGGGCTATGGACTGACAGGTTTTGCTAAGGGAGAGTTCAAGGTCAACATAGAAGCTAATGGTGATTTTGGTGAGGCACGTAAGGCCTATGTGGGAATAAAGGGTGGTTTTGGCCGCGTCGCCATAGGTAAGCAGTCATCGACGCAATATCGCTTCATTGCCGATCCCGTGGATATCTTCAACCGCGCCGCAACGCCACTGGCCTATGACAGCGCCAGTCCGTTTCGGGTCAATAACTTAGTGACCTATCGTAAAGACTTAGGTGACTTTAGTTTCTCGGTAGACTCTCAGTTTGATGGTGACAAGGATGCCAATGCCAGTGATTTTTTCAACACGGGTCTCGCCTATAACAGTGACTTGCTTCGCGCAGCCGTAGCTTATTACAGTAAAGACTTAGATGACGGTAAAGAGGAGACGGCCTACGGTGTTTCTGTGTCTAAGCACTTTGATGACTTGTATCTGGCTGCGGCCTATCAGGACAGGGAAGTGGATAATGTCAGTGGTTCAACATTTGACTTGGTCGGCGCTTACGCCATCACAGAGATCTATAAGCTCAAGTTAGGGGCATCAAATTTTGATGACGGTATCGATGATATCAGTTCCGGTAATTATAAGGCTTATAACACCACATTAGAGTGGCAGGGAACTGCGGATTTCCGTTTGTTTCTGGAATACCAGAAGACGGATTTCGAACACAGAGACGCCGATGATTCCATCATGGTGGGTATGCGTTACGATTTTGACTATAAGTTCTGA
- the glyA gene encoding serine hydroxymethyltransferase, which translates to MFNYSIKIKEFDAVVDKAIQKENVRQEAHIELIASENYASPMVMEAQGTSLTNKYAEGYPGRRYYGGCEHVDEIEALAIERAKELFGADYANVQPHSGSQANAAVFMALVEPGDTVLGMSLAHGGHLTHGSHVSFSGKSYNAVQYGINEAGEIDYDEVTALAHQHQPKMIIAGFSAYSQIIDWARFRQIADEVGAYLFVDMAHVAGLVAADQYPNPLPHAHVVTSTTHKTLRGPRGGLILSLNHPELEKKLNSAVFPGVQGGPLMHVIAAKAVAFKEALLPEFAYYQAQVVRNADVMARTLIERGYDVVSGGTRNHLFLLSLIKQGLTGKEADAALGQASITVNKNAVPNDPQSPFVTSGLRIGSPAITTRGFKEEECRQLSTWIADILDALQTEDVSTVIAEVKNKVSLLCGDYPVYRDQ; encoded by the coding sequence ATGTTTAATTATAGTATTAAGATTAAAGAGTTCGATGCCGTGGTTGATAAAGCCATTCAAAAAGAAAATGTACGCCAAGAAGCGCACATCGAACTTATTGCTTCTGAAAACTATGCCAGTCCAATGGTGATGGAAGCACAAGGAACATCACTGACAAATAAATATGCCGAAGGTTACCCTGGACGTCGTTATTATGGTGGATGTGAGCATGTTGATGAAATAGAAGCATTAGCCATCGAGCGGGCGAAAGAACTCTTTGGCGCTGATTATGCCAACGTGCAACCGCATTCAGGTTCTCAGGCCAATGCCGCAGTATTTATGGCATTAGTTGAACCCGGAGATACAGTATTAGGCATGAGTTTGGCTCATGGTGGGCACTTAACCCATGGTTCCCATGTGAGCTTTTCTGGAAAATCTTACAATGCAGTTCAGTACGGTATCAATGAAGCTGGCGAAATTGATTACGATGAAGTGACTGCTTTGGCTCACCAACATCAGCCCAAAATGATCATTGCCGGATTTTCAGCTTACTCTCAAATCATCGACTGGGCTCGCTTTCGTCAAATAGCCGATGAAGTCGGGGCCTATCTTTTTGTCGATATGGCCCATGTTGCAGGCCTTGTTGCTGCTGATCAATATCCAAATCCTTTACCACATGCTCATGTCGTCACATCAACAACTCATAAAACCCTACGTGGGCCTCGTGGTGGCTTAATTCTGAGCCTAAATCATCCTGAGTTAGAGAAGAAGCTCAATTCGGCCGTTTTTCCTGGTGTTCAAGGTGGGCCTTTAATGCATGTTATTGCGGCTAAGGCTGTGGCATTCAAAGAAGCGTTGCTTCCTGAATTTGCGTACTATCAAGCTCAGGTTGTTCGTAATGCCGATGTGATGGCTCGCACATTGATTGAACGTGGCTATGATGTGGTTTCTGGTGGTACCCGTAATCATTTATTCCTTCTGAGTCTCATTAAACAGGGCCTCACAGGCAAAGAGGCTGATGCGGCTCTGGGCCAGGCTTCAATTACGGTAAATAAAAATGCGGTACCTAATGATCCCCAATCTCCCTTTGTTACTTCAGGACTTCGTATTGGTTCACCTGCAATCACAACTCGAGGTTTTAAAGAAGAAGAGTGTCGTCAGTTGTCTACTTGGATAGCGGATATATTGGATGCTCTGCAAACTGAAGATGTCAGTACAGTGATCGCAGAGGTGAAGAATAAAGTAAGCCTGCTTTGTGGTGACTATCCGGTCTACCGTGATCAGTGA